The following coding sequences are from one Gossypium hirsutum isolate 1008001.06 chromosome A12, Gossypium_hirsutum_v2.1, whole genome shotgun sequence window:
- the LOC107944434 gene encoding uncharacterized protein produces MSSWNWRRMLKLKPLVTVTSQQIANAKVSASRLLEAIRTRGIKVEWHCLLWFPLHVPKHSLIAWMVILNRLPTWDRLLAFGISVDTYCFFCIDAVEKRDYIFFECNFSRKV; encoded by the coding sequence ATGAGTAGCTGGAATTGGCGAAGGATGCTTAAGTTGAAGCCTTTGGTTACTGTCACTTCTCAACAAATTGCTAATGCTAAAGTGAGTGCTTCTCGATTGCTGGAGGCAATTAGAACTCGTGGTATAAAGGTGGAATGGCATTGTTTGCTATGGTTCCCCTTACATGTTCCCAAACATTCTCTTATTGCTTGGATGGTCATTCTTAATAGACTCCCAACTTGGGATCGTTTGCTTGCTTTTGGGATTTCAGTTGACACATATTGCTTTTTCTGTATAGATGCTGTAGAGAAACGTGATTACATTTTCTTTGAGTGCAATTTTTCAAGGAAggtgtaa